One region of Armigeres subalbatus isolate Guangzhou_Male chromosome 3, GZ_Asu_2, whole genome shotgun sequence genomic DNA includes:
- the LOC134220191 gene encoding uncharacterized protein LOC134220191, translating to MSTSSLVQPGLTTAIVGHLPAIKLRLRKKVPQLSFQDVRRARIPFYEALVSELYEGGCPNAAFLMLQLIEFEHDHVPPTSDPAIEDKRLKNSKNLLNFLYKTLRVAEHHKNEQRFADEVEHLLMIGRSFQDNNHKRWIARQFFLIGLDRCEDCQLEGSRIATLAKYYYGTFLLKDTILDEALEMLESAEDWARDKNWLLEEGEDAFGSHLLVSEIYHQLFLGYSAMCQRYKLSDVDLFDSYIQMSHDAAMRSNLEHVLCESYISYGDFQLDQGNHREALQCYKQASKKARSINASDKVCKLNIRMAAAHRSLNEPKDCEFLLRNVDQMTASNRKSECFAELELLNGEIHFWNGRLSDALEAFNGARDVYKHLKIESKMIQACCFGALAAGETHFGQYAKLVKRAESQGPISENESLFKLLRWIVDNVPFW from the exons ATGAGCACTTCAAGTTTGGTTCAACCGGGCCTTACAACGGCCATCGTTGGCCACCTACCAGCCATAAAGTTGCGCCTACGAAAGAAAGTTCCTCAGCTGTCCTTTCAGGATGTACGGCGCGCCCGAATTCCCTTCTACGAGGCTCTAGTCAGTGAACTGTACGAAGGAGGCTGTCCCAATGCTGCATTTCTGATGCTTCAGCTGATCGAGTTCGAGCACGATCATGTCCCACCGACGTCGGACCCTGCCATCGAGGATAAACGattaaaaaattctaaaaatctgcTCAATTTCCTCTATAAAACGCTGCGCGTGGCAGAACATCATAAAAATGAGCAGCGCTTTGCCGACGAGGTGGAACACCTGTTGATGATTGGACGATCGTTTCAGGATAATAATCATAAACGGTGGATCGCACGGCAGTTCTTCCTTATTGGTCTGGATCGGTGCGAGGATTGTCAACTGGAGGGCAGCCGGATTGCAACGTTGGCTAAATATTACTATGGAACGTTTCTGCTGAAGGATACAATTTTGGATGAGGCTCTGGAGATGCTTGAATCTGCCGAAGATTGGGCCCGCGATAAAAACTGGCTTTTAGAAGAAGGAGAGGATGCCTTTGGGTCTCACTTATTGGTTAGTGAGATTTATCATCAACTATTTTTGGGGTACTCAGCCATGTGTCAGCGATATAAGTTGTCTGATGTCGACCTGTTTGACTCCTACATACAAATGAGTCATGACGCAGCTATGAGAT CGAATTTGGAGCACGTTCTTTGTGAGTCATACATAAGTTATGGAGATTTTCAACTCGATCAGGGAAATCATCGGGAAGCTCTGCAGTGCTACAAACAAGCGTCTAAAAAGGCGCGAAGCATAAATGCTTCGGACAAGGTTTGCAAGCTCAATATTCGGATGGCAGCCGCTCATCGGAGCCTAAATGAACCGAAGGATTGCGAGTTTTTGCTCAGAAATGTAGACCAGATGACTGCAAGTAACAGGAAATCCGAATGCTTCGCCGAGTTGGAACTGCTTAACGGCGAGATCCACTTCTGGAATGGAAGACTGTCGGACGCGTTGGAAGCTTTCAATGGCGCCCGGGACGTTTACAAACATCTGAAGATAGAGAGCAAAATGATTCAGGCCTGCTGCTTCGGAGCACTGGCCGCAGGGGAAACTCATTTTGGGCAGTATGCAAAATTGGTTAAAAGAGCAGAATCTCAAGGACCAATCTCGGAGAACGAAAGCTTGTTCAAACTGCTGCGATGGATTGTGGATAATGTGCCGTTCTGGTGA